A stretch of Chrysiogenes arsenatis DSM 11915 DNA encodes these proteins:
- a CDS encoding protein-L-isoaspartate(D-aspartate) O-methyltransferase, with product MFQTACQNLIRRYIIPAGVHDARVLDALATVPRHHFVDPALDSRAYMNIPLPIGFGQTISQPSMVALMTQELELTGAERVLEIGTGSGYQAAILAKLAAEVYTIERIPELAWRAIANLSALGVENVSVKIADGTKAADEAMRYDRIMVTAGGNQQPFSLLRQLAPHGILLIPIGNENEQTLYKYRKVADGRCERSEVNRCSFVKLIGEEGWTSEAEALLTGR from the coding sequence ATGTTCCAAACCGCGTGCCAAAACCTGATCCGCCGCTACATTATTCCTGCCGGAGTGCATGACGCGCGTGTGCTTGATGCCCTCGCCACGGTTCCTCGTCACCATTTTGTTGACCCTGCGCTTGACAGCCGGGCGTACATGAATATCCCGCTTCCGATTGGATTCGGGCAAACTATCTCGCAACCGTCGATGGTGGCGTTGATGACACAAGAGCTGGAACTGACTGGAGCCGAGCGCGTGCTGGAAATAGGGACGGGAAGTGGATATCAAGCCGCTATACTGGCGAAACTCGCTGCCGAAGTGTATACCATTGAACGGATACCGGAACTTGCGTGGCGCGCTATTGCCAACTTGAGTGCGCTTGGTGTGGAAAACGTTTCTGTTAAGATAGCCGATGGCACGAAAGCGGCTGATGAAGCCATGCGGTATGATCGGATTATGGTTACCGCCGGCGGGAATCAACAACCTTTTTCGTTGTTACGCCAACTCGCTCCTCATGGGATTTTGCTGATCCCTATCGGAAACGAAAATGAACAAACTCTCTATAAATATCGTAAGGTAGCAGATGGACGGTGCGAACGGAGCGAAGTAAATCGCTGCTCGTTTGTGAAGTTGATTGGTGAAGAGGGGTGGACCAGTGAGGCAGAAGCTCTTTTGACTGGTCGCTGA